In one window of Prosthecomicrobium sp. N25 DNA:
- a CDS encoding class I adenylate-forming enzyme family protein, with the protein MPEPLNLARHCLAAAGRSPGKTALLVAEGAQARIVETWTYARAATAVLSAAAAFRAAGLARGDRVLLRVGNTSRFPVLFFGAIAGGFVPIPTSTQLTADEAGWILADSRAALVVHDGSGALPADAGRAGVVEAGLVAESGLSPADFAETERDDPAFLVYTSGTSGRPKGVLHAQRVILGRAPMVRGWYGLTAEDRLFHAGAFNWTYTLGAGLMDPWVAGATAIVHLGERPPEAWPDLIEATGATLFAAVPGLYRRILKYAAVTPERMPALRHGLVAGEALKAGLHEDWTTRTGRPLYEALGMSEISTYVSSGPEVPTRPGSPGKPQAGRRVAVLPAEGGPDPAPSGTTGLLAVHRSDPGLMLGYWGLPAETAAAFRGDWFVTGDLARFDQDGYLWYEGRADDQMNAFGYRVAPEEVERALALHPAVAEVAVTEVPAGDVSLVTAFLVLHPGMTATEHDLAGHAARHLADYKRPRAWVVLEELPRTASGKVLRRALRDMSPP; encoded by the coding sequence ATGCCCGAGCCCCTCAACCTCGCCCGCCACTGCCTTGCGGCTGCCGGACGATCGCCCGGCAAGACGGCGCTCCTGGTCGCCGAAGGCGCACAGGCGCGCATCGTCGAGACGTGGACCTATGCGAGGGCCGCGACGGCGGTCCTGTCGGCGGCGGCTGCCTTCCGCGCCGCCGGGCTCGCGCGGGGGGACCGGGTGCTCCTGCGCGTCGGCAACACGTCCCGCTTTCCGGTCCTGTTCTTCGGCGCGATCGCGGGCGGCTTCGTGCCGATCCCGACCTCGACCCAGCTGACCGCCGACGAGGCCGGCTGGATCCTGGCCGACAGCCGCGCCGCCCTGGTGGTGCACGACGGCTCCGGAGCGCTGCCGGCGGATGCGGGCCGGGCAGGCGTGGTCGAAGCCGGCCTCGTGGCCGAGAGCGGCCTTTCGCCCGCCGACTTCGCGGAGACGGAGCGGGACGACCCGGCATTCCTGGTCTACACCTCAGGCACGAGCGGCCGGCCCAAGGGCGTGTTGCATGCCCAGCGGGTGATCCTGGGGCGCGCGCCCATGGTGCGCGGGTGGTACGGGCTGACCGCCGAGGACAGGCTCTTCCATGCGGGGGCCTTCAACTGGACCTACACGCTCGGTGCCGGGCTGATGGACCCGTGGGTCGCCGGCGCGACCGCGATCGTGCATCTCGGCGAGCGCCCGCCCGAGGCCTGGCCCGACCTGATCGAGGCGACGGGCGCGACGCTCTTCGCGGCCGTGCCGGGGCTCTACCGGCGCATCCTGAAATATGCGGCTGTCACCCCCGAGCGGATGCCGGCGCTCCGCCACGGGCTCGTGGCCGGCGAGGCCCTGAAGGCGGGGCTGCACGAGGACTGGACGACCCGGACGGGCCGGCCCCTCTACGAGGCGCTCGGGATGAGCGAGATCTCGACCTACGTCTCCTCCGGGCCGGAGGTGCCGACTCGGCCGGGCTCGCCCGGCAAGCCGCAGGCGGGCCGCCGCGTTGCGGTCCTGCCGGCGGAGGGCGGCCCGGACCCGGCGCCTTCGGGCACGACCGGGCTCCTCGCCGTCCACCGGTCCGACCCGGGGCTGATGCTCGGCTACTGGGGCCTGCCGGCGGAGACGGCGGCCGCGTTCCGGGGCGACTGGTTCGTCACCGGCGACCTCGCCCGCTTCGACCAGGACGGCTATCTCTGGTACGAGGGTCGGGCCGACGACCAGATGAACGCCTTCGGGTACCGGGTCGCGCCGGAAGAGGTCGAGCGGGCCCTGGCGCTGCATCCCGCGGTCGCCGAGGTGGCGGTGACCGAGGTGCCGGCCGGGGACGTCAGTCTCGTCACCGCGTTCCTGGTTCTGCATCCCGGCATGACCGCGACCGAGCATGATCTGGCCGGCCACGCGGCCCGGCATCTCGCCGACTACAAGCGTCCGCGGGCCTGGGTCGTGCTCGAGGAACTGCCCCGGACGGCCTCCGGCAAGGTCCTTCGCCGCGCGCTGCGGGATATGTCTCCCCCTTGA